Proteins encoded by one window of Paenibacillus sp. DCT19:
- a CDS encoding SDR family oxidoreductase, translating into MKALFIGGTGTISTAITTQLAEQGWELYLINRGNRNANLPAEVKVLQADINDEARVAELIADLNFDVVADFIAFVPAQLERNYRLFKDKTKQFIFISSASAYQTPLADYRITEGTPLSNPYWEYSRNKIACEEYLLKQYREQGFPITIVRPSHTYNEQSVPLGVHGAQGSWQVLKRMLDNKPVIIHGDGTSLWTITHNSDFAKGFIGLMGNIHAIGESVHITSDESVTWNQIYEIIASALGVKLHAVHVSSEFLAGCSDQDLRGGLLGDKANTVVFDNSKLKRLVPEFVATTRADQGIRDTVEHILAHPELQKEDPEFDAWCDKVVGVLDEALLKIRNEL; encoded by the coding sequence ATGAAAGCGCTATTTATTGGAGGCACAGGAACAATCAGTACAGCCATAACAACTCAACTTGCCGAGCAGGGCTGGGAGCTATATCTCATCAATCGAGGGAATCGAAATGCCAATCTTCCTGCGGAAGTGAAGGTATTGCAAGCGGATATCAATGACGAAGCACGAGTAGCAGAGCTGATTGCCGATCTGAATTTCGATGTGGTGGCAGACTTTATTGCATTTGTACCCGCACAGTTGGAGCGAAATTATCGGCTGTTCAAGGACAAAACCAAACAATTTATATTTATTAGCTCTGCATCAGCATATCAGACCCCGCTTGCAGATTATCGAATTACGGAAGGCACGCCATTATCCAATCCGTATTGGGAATATTCTCGCAACAAGATTGCTTGTGAGGAATATCTATTAAAGCAATATCGGGAGCAAGGATTTCCGATAACGATTGTACGTCCAAGTCATACGTATAACGAGCAATCCGTACCTTTAGGTGTTCATGGTGCGCAAGGTAGCTGGCAGGTGCTTAAGCGTATGCTTGATAATAAACCGGTCATTATTCATGGTGACGGCACGTCACTGTGGACCATAACGCACAATAGCGATTTTGCAAAAGGCTTCATCGGTCTGATGGGCAACATCCATGCGATCGGAGAATCCGTACATATTACGTCGGACGAATCCGTCACGTGGAATCAGATCTATGAGATCATTGCGAGTGCGCTTGGCGTTAAGCTTCATGCCGTACACGTATCCTCCGAGTTCCTGGCTGGCTGCAGTGATCAGGATCTGCGAGGAGGATTACTTGGCGACAAGGCAAATACCGTTGTATTTGATAATAGCAAGCTCAAAAGGCTGGTGCCGGAGTTCGTAGCAACAACGCGCGCGGATCAAGGCATTAGAGACACTGTTGAGCATATTCTTGCCCATCCTGAGCTTCAAAAAGAAGATCCAGAGTTCGATGCATGGTGTGACAAGGTCGTTGGTGTGCTGGACGAAGCTTTACTTAAGATTAGAAATGAATTGTGA
- a CDS encoding TerB N-terminal domain-containing protein: protein MEDNSRQLEFTEIDLSEDASTTEVPIPERSTLTRAPFDKQVTNGGVLSSERRFAQEARQYIELQGEEAPFVPFMSYWPTYGVMSESQQKWYFYWRSEVRAERYMDTDLSYLFVHIYELINGIGWQEPEWGYEQLKRLWVNYRERFPQLDVYMQDWLVDYGLVHQVQMSLTEIMNITKSYLPMEISDMELHRLLTSDVSKLSLKLLSRYYEYDITLSKFYRDQGQLALERYIPQVMVLMESYLQRTRG from the coding sequence ATGGAAGACAATTCCAGGCAATTAGAATTTACCGAGATTGATCTAAGTGAGGATGCTAGCACAACTGAAGTTCCTATACCTGAACGATCAACTTTGACTCGCGCTCCCTTTGATAAACAAGTTACGAACGGAGGCGTTTTGTCATCGGAGCGAAGGTTCGCCCAGGAAGCACGACAATATATCGAATTGCAGGGAGAAGAGGCACCATTTGTGCCTTTTATGAGTTATTGGCCAACGTATGGTGTGATGAGCGAGTCACAACAAAAGTGGTATTTCTACTGGCGATCTGAAGTACGTGCCGAAAGATATATGGATACGGACTTGTCATATCTTTTTGTACACATCTACGAGTTAATTAATGGTATTGGATGGCAAGAGCCTGAATGGGGATATGAGCAACTAAAACGATTATGGGTTAATTATCGGGAACGATTCCCGCAACTTGATGTGTACATGCAGGATTGGCTTGTCGACTATGGGCTTGTGCATCAAGTGCAGATGTCTTTAACTGAGATCATGAATATCACTAAGAGTTATCTTCCAATGGAGATATCGGATATGGAGCTGCATCGGTTGCTGACGAGTGACGTGTCGAAATTGTCGTTGAAACTGCTCAGCAGATATTATGAATATGACATTACTCTCAGTAAATTTTATAGAGATCAAGGTCAACTTGCATTGGAACGGTATATACCACAAGTGATGGTTCTAATGGAATCCTATCTGCAACGAACCCGTGGGTAG
- a CDS encoding cupredoxin domain-containing protein, producing the protein MNSWIRKAWPMLTLGLAVVVLLGSFLVFFMGKDMSPGSESAKAANAAKAETAEDLQGFEVIDVSVSNDGFGPDVIEVKAGVPTKINFILTRQVTHVKSLLSSDLGMDLYMQKGDNYYTVDPDLKPGEYQIHCGMYMIYGKIKVV; encoded by the coding sequence ATGAATAGTTGGATCCGTAAAGCTTGGCCAATGTTAACGTTGGGTCTTGCTGTAGTTGTTTTACTTGGTTCGTTTCTAGTGTTTTTTATGGGTAAAGATATGTCCCCAGGTTCGGAAAGCGCCAAAGCCGCGAATGCAGCTAAAGCCGAGACAGCAGAAGATCTGCAGGGATTTGAAGTTATTGATGTGAGTGTAAGTAACGATGGTTTTGGCCCAGATGTCATTGAAGTAAAGGCGGGGGTTCCTACCAAAATTAATTTTATTCTTACTCGGCAAGTTACGCATGTTAAGTCATTGTTGTCCAGTGATCTTGGCATGGATCTATACATGCAAAAGGGTGATAATTACTACACGGTCGATCCTGATTTAAAACCAGGTGAATACCAAATCCATTGCGGTATGTATATGATTTATGGAAAAATCAAAGTTGTCTAA
- a CDS encoding Nif3-like dinuclear metal center hexameric protein — protein sequence MKLTIQDVIQHLTTDITLPENTVDQLLIGAPDQAVQGIFVTFMPTHHVIEHAVRLNANLIIAHEPPFYNHHSHTDWLIDDPVYEAKKSLIQEENIAIYRCHDAIHRYQPDGITEGLIQALGWSAYVEQHRPEADILSFPADTTVQDIAHHMKRTLGLEYVRVVGSPTMDCRRAAVLVGFRGNAPLTIPLFQNEQLDLIIAGEGFEWETPEYVRDAVQQGKDKALIMMGHAESEASGMKLLADRLSTVFPTVPIHFVADQPIFKVL from the coding sequence ATGAAGTTAACCATTCAGGATGTAATCCAACATCTCACGACAGACATAACGTTACCGGAAAATACAGTAGATCAATTGCTGATTGGTGCGCCCGATCAAGCTGTTCAAGGCATTTTTGTAACCTTTATGCCAACACATCATGTCATTGAACACGCCGTTCGATTGAATGCTAATCTGATTATCGCCCATGAACCTCCCTTCTATAACCATCACAGCCACACGGATTGGTTGATAGATGACCCAGTGTACGAAGCTAAGAAAAGCTTGATTCAGGAAGAAAATATTGCGATTTATCGCTGTCATGATGCCATTCATAGATACCAACCTGACGGCATTACGGAAGGCTTGATTCAAGCTTTGGGATGGTCAGCCTATGTGGAGCAGCACAGACCAGAAGCTGATATTCTTTCTTTTCCCGCTGACACAACCGTACAGGATATTGCTCACCATATGAAGAGAACCTTAGGTCTTGAATACGTCCGCGTAGTTGGCAGTCCAACGATGGATTGTAGGCGCGCAGCAGTCCTTGTTGGTTTTCGCGGTAATGCTCCACTGACCATCCCGCTATTTCAGAATGAGCAGCTTGATCTTATCATTGCAGGCGAAGGCTTCGAATGGGAGACCCCAGAATATGTGCGAGATGCGGTACAGCAAGGGAAGGATAAGGCTCTTATTATGATGGGACATGCGGAGAGCGAAGCCTCTGGTATGAAACTTCTCGCAGACAGATTATCTACAGTGTTCCCCACTGTACCTATTCATTTTGTAGCGGATCAACCTATATTCAAGGTGTTATAA
- the cysI gene encoding assimilatory sulfite reductase (NADPH) hemoprotein subunit has product MVYNNLLNPQRTNSDVEDIKIKSDYLRGSLTETLADRITGAIPEDDNRLMKHHGSYMQDDRDLRNERNKSKLEPAYQFMLRVRAAGGIVTPEQWLMMDRVAHKYANNTIRLTTRQSFQLHGVLKWDLKNTIREVNDSLLSTLAACGDVNRNVMCNPNPNQSEVHAEVYEWACQVSNHLDPRTRAYHELWLDGEKIIDSQESDEEVEPIYGKVYLPRKFKIGIAVPPSNDVDVFSQDLGFIAIVENGKLQGFNVSVGGGMGMSHGDSKTYPQVSKVIGFCTPEQMIDVAEKTVTIQRDYGDRAVRKHARFKYTLDDRGVEWFVEELSSRLGWKLDAARPFHFDHNGDRYGWVKGNNGRWHFTLFIQNGRVKDIDGYPLMTGLREIAKIHTGDFRLTANQNLIIGNISSQKKKKIEALIQEYHLTDGAHYSALRRSSMACVALPTCGLAMAESERYLPSLIDKLEPVLDEAGLRDEEIVVRMTGCPNGCARPMLAEISFIGKAPGKYNMYLGGSFTGHRLNKLYKENIGETEILETLTPMINQYATQRNEGEHFGDFVIRAGYVTEVLDGRQFHA; this is encoded by the coding sequence ATGGTTTATAATAATTTACTTAACCCACAGCGCACGAATAGTGATGTGGAAGATATAAAGATCAAAAGTGATTACTTGCGCGGAAGTCTTACCGAAACGCTTGCAGATCGCATTACCGGTGCGATTCCTGAGGACGATAACCGTTTGATGAAACATCACGGTAGTTATATGCAGGATGATCGTGACCTACGTAATGAGCGTAATAAGTCTAAGCTTGAGCCAGCTTACCAGTTCATGCTGCGTGTCCGTGCTGCAGGCGGAATCGTAACACCTGAACAATGGCTTATGATGGATCGTGTCGCGCACAAATATGCAAATAACACGATTCGTTTGACCACACGTCAATCCTTCCAACTGCATGGTGTATTGAAATGGGATCTCAAAAATACGATTCGTGAAGTAAATGACTCCTTGCTGAGCACACTCGCTGCATGTGGAGACGTGAACCGGAACGTGATGTGCAATCCGAATCCGAATCAATCGGAAGTTCATGCAGAAGTATACGAATGGGCATGTCAGGTCAGTAATCATCTTGACCCTCGTACCCGTGCGTATCACGAGTTGTGGTTGGATGGAGAGAAAATCATTGATTCCCAGGAGAGCGATGAAGAAGTAGAGCCGATCTATGGCAAAGTATATTTGCCACGTAAATTCAAGATCGGTATCGCCGTTCCACCATCTAATGATGTAGATGTGTTCTCACAGGATCTTGGTTTTATCGCGATTGTGGAAAATGGAAAACTTCAGGGCTTCAACGTCTCTGTTGGCGGTGGCATGGGCATGTCCCATGGTGACTCCAAAACGTATCCGCAGGTGTCCAAAGTGATTGGCTTCTGTACACCAGAGCAGATGATTGATGTTGCTGAGAAAACAGTGACAATTCAACGGGATTACGGAGATCGTGCCGTGCGTAAACATGCGCGATTCAAATATACGCTGGATGACCGCGGAGTAGAGTGGTTTGTTGAGGAATTGAGCAGTCGCCTGGGTTGGAAGCTGGATGCAGCTCGTCCATTCCACTTTGATCACAACGGGGATCGTTATGGCTGGGTAAAAGGCAACAACGGCAGATGGCACTTTACGTTATTCATTCAGAATGGCCGGGTAAAAGATATCGATGGATATCCTCTCATGACGGGTCTTCGCGAGATTGCTAAGATTCATACAGGGGATTTCCGTCTGACTGCTAATCAGAACCTGATTATCGGTAATATCAGCAGCCAGAAGAAGAAAAAGATCGAAGCATTGATTCAAGAATACCATCTGACTGACGGGGCACACTATTCAGCGCTACGGAGAAGTTCGATGGCTTGTGTTGCCTTGCCAACGTGTGGTCTTGCCATGGCTGAATCCGAACGTTATCTTCCATCCTTGATTGATAAGCTGGAGCCGGTATTGGATGAAGCTGGTTTACGAGACGAAGAGATCGTTGTACGTATGACAGGTTGCCCGAATGGCTGTGCAAGACCAATGCTTGCAGAGATTTCATTTATCGGTAAAGCGCCTGGTAAATACAACATGTATCTCGGTGGCAGCTTCACTGGGCATCGCTTGAATAAATTGTACAAAGAAAACATCGGCGAAACCGAAATTCTGGAGACGTTGACTCCAATGATTAATCAATATGCGACACAGCGTAATGAAGGCGAGCATTTCGGTGACTTTGTCATTCGTGCAGGTTATGTTACTGAAGTGCTGGATGGCCGACAATTTCATGCTTAA
- a CDS encoding DMT family transporter, whose product MITGILLALLAGALVSLQTIFNSKVNERTGSWSTTTLVLFTGFLASFLISILVEGKNTFSLQHMQPWYWLSGAIGVGVVFCLVQGMKLLGPTYAISIVLTSQLSFALLFDAMGWFGLEQIPFSWNQLIGVLVIVGGIVLFKFGGQAKSSRASAPSRQSH is encoded by the coding sequence ATCATTACAGGTATTTTGCTTGCTCTGCTAGCAGGTGCACTTGTCAGTTTACAGACGATCTTTAATAGTAAAGTCAATGAACGTACTGGCTCGTGGTCTACAACGACGCTGGTACTGTTTACCGGCTTTTTGGCTTCATTTCTAATCTCTATCCTAGTGGAGGGCAAAAATACATTTAGCCTCCAGCATATGCAGCCCTGGTATTGGCTCAGCGGAGCGATTGGCGTTGGTGTGGTATTTTGCCTTGTGCAAGGTATGAAGCTTCTAGGCCCAACGTATGCCATTTCAATTGTGCTTACTTCACAGTTAAGCTTCGCTCTTCTATTTGATGCCATGGGATGGTTTGGGCTAGAGCAGATCCCATTCTCGTGGAACCAGTTAATCGGCGTGCTCGTTATTGTAGGCGGAATTGTTCTGTTTAAGTTTGGCGGTCAAGCGAAGTCCTCACGTGCTTCAGCGCCTAGCAGACAAAGTCATTGA
- a CDS encoding YebC/PmpR family DNA-binding transcriptional regulator has protein sequence MGRKWNNIKEKKASKDANTSRVYAKFGVEIYVAAKKGEPDPEANRALKVVLERAKTYNVPKAIIDRAMEKAKGSGDENYEELRYEGFGPNGAMVIVDALTNNVNRTAPEVRSAFNKNGGNMGVSGSVAYMFDPTAVIGVEGKNSEEVLEILLEADVDVRDIVDEEDAVIVYAEPDQFHAVQEAFKAAGVTEFTVAELTMLAQNHIELPEDAQAQFEKLIDALEDLEDVQQVYHNVEFAE, from the coding sequence ATGGGTCGTAAGTGGAATAATATTAAGGAAAAAAAAGCTTCAAAAGATGCAAACACGAGCCGGGTCTACGCCAAATTCGGTGTTGAGATCTATGTAGCTGCCAAAAAAGGCGAACCAGATCCGGAAGCAAACCGTGCACTGAAAGTCGTGCTGGAACGTGCGAAAACGTATAATGTACCCAAAGCCATCATTGACCGTGCGATGGAAAAAGCAAAAGGCAGCGGGGATGAAAACTATGAAGAACTGCGTTACGAAGGTTTCGGTCCGAACGGTGCGATGGTCATCGTAGATGCACTGACTAACAACGTGAATCGTACAGCGCCAGAAGTGCGCTCTGCGTTTAACAAAAACGGCGGAAACATGGGTGTCAGCGGTTCCGTGGCATACATGTTTGATCCAACGGCTGTAATCGGTGTAGAAGGTAAGAACTCCGAGGAAGTGCTGGAGATCCTGCTTGAAGCTGATGTAGATGTTCGTGACATCGTGGACGAAGAAGATGCGGTAATCGTCTATGCAGAGCCGGATCAATTCCATGCGGTACAAGAAGCATTCAAAGCTGCGGGTGTAACTGAATTCACTGTAGCCGAGCTGACGATGCTGGCGCAAAACCACATTGAACTTCCCGAGGATGCACAGGCTCAATTCGAAAAATTGATTGATGCCCTGGAAGACCTGGAAGATGTTCAGCAAGTGTACCATAACGTGGAGTTTGCAGAGTAA
- a CDS encoding EamA family transporter: MAAVSYSLFVLFSGKAVPSAHPAFRSAWMVTGGLVLLCILFPPTFLFNGLIWSQLLVFGFLLGFFGAFIPPVLFAIGVPHIGGDMAGILGAVELPVAVLLSAIVLHEHVSVLQWFGVIVVLLGVALPELHKLRLKRTSPSYS; this comes from the coding sequence ATGGCGGCTGTAAGTTATTCTTTGTTTGTTTTATTCAGTGGAAAAGCAGTTCCCTCTGCACATCCTGCATTTCGCAGCGCATGGATGGTGACTGGTGGTTTGGTTCTGTTATGCATTCTTTTCCCGCCGACGTTCTTGTTTAATGGCTTGATCTGGAGCCAGTTGCTCGTCTTTGGTTTCTTGCTTGGATTCTTCGGAGCTTTTATTCCACCAGTACTGTTCGCTATTGGCGTTCCGCATATTGGAGGGGATATGGCAGGCATACTAGGAGCGGTAGAACTTCCGGTTGCAGTGCTGCTCTCAGCGATTGTTCTTCATGAGCATGTTAGCGTATTGCAATGGTTCGGAGTTATTGTGGTGTTACTTGGCGTTGCCTTGCCTGAGTTGCACAAGTTAAGGTTAAAACGAACCTCGCCATCATATTCATGA
- a CDS encoding ATP-binding protein: MTELKIPKRITTALVNSLTAGVVPRIGLEQIAVGRKPEVGAILRDMDNIAEGGAAFKLITGRYGSGKSFLLQMIRNYAMDREFVVADADLSPERRLVGTKGQGLATYRELMTRLSTRTRPDGGALEPILQKWIAALQQQTMQNNGLRPDDPALALQVEQQIYAVTNEMQNLVHGFDFAKVLASYWNGYKLGDDDQKQAALRWLRGEYSTKTEAKKELAVGVIIDDDNWYDYFKLWSEFIAKIGYKGLLLFIDEAVNLYKITNSVSRQSNYEKLLTMFNDTMQGKAEHLGIFVGGTPQFVEDERRGLFSYEALRSRLIDGRYAARDYANYTGPILKLSMLSHEEILILLQKLRQIHALHFGYTASLHDDELVDFMQIAVNRLGADEMLTTREVVRDFMDVLHTLHQNPEVTYTQLLGERAAKPDGSGKTSGSSSSADELDDFLAEFEL, from the coding sequence ATGACAGAACTTAAAATACCGAAACGAATCACAACTGCTCTTGTCAATTCCTTAACCGCGGGTGTTGTGCCGCGGATTGGACTGGAGCAGATTGCGGTTGGCCGGAAACCTGAAGTAGGGGCAATTTTGCGAGATATGGACAATATCGCAGAAGGCGGCGCTGCATTTAAACTGATTACAGGTCGATATGGTAGTGGTAAAAGCTTTCTTTTGCAAATGATTCGCAATTATGCGATGGATCGAGAGTTTGTCGTGGCGGACGCTGACCTGTCCCCTGAGCGAAGACTTGTAGGAACCAAAGGTCAAGGACTGGCTACATATCGTGAGTTGATGACCCGCCTGTCTACACGTACACGTCCGGATGGCGGCGCATTGGAGCCTATTTTACAGAAATGGATTGCAGCGCTGCAGCAGCAAACGATGCAAAATAACGGATTAAGACCAGACGATCCAGCACTTGCCCTGCAAGTAGAGCAACAGATCTATGCCGTAACGAATGAGATGCAGAATCTGGTTCATGGATTTGATTTTGCTAAAGTACTGGCCTCGTACTGGAACGGCTATAAGCTCGGTGACGATGATCAGAAGCAAGCAGCTCTCCGCTGGTTAAGAGGGGAATATTCAACCAAGACAGAAGCCAAGAAAGAACTGGCTGTTGGCGTAATCATTGACGATGATAACTGGTACGATTATTTCAAATTATGGTCTGAGTTTATCGCCAAAATCGGATATAAAGGTTTGCTGTTGTTTATTGATGAGGCAGTTAATCTGTACAAAATTACAAATAGCGTATCGCGTCAGAGTAACTATGAGAAGCTGCTCACGATGTTTAATGATACGATGCAGGGTAAGGCAGAACATCTGGGCATTTTTGTAGGAGGAACCCCGCAGTTTGTGGAGGATGAACGTAGAGGGTTGTTCAGTTATGAAGCGCTACGTTCCAGACTGATTGACGGCCGTTATGCAGCAAGAGATTATGCCAATTATACGGGGCCTATCTTGAAGCTATCCATGTTATCTCATGAGGAAATTCTAATTCTACTACAAAAGCTTCGCCAGATTCATGCCTTGCATTTTGGTTATACTGCAAGTTTACACGATGACGAATTAGTTGATTTTATGCAAATTGCAGTTAACCGACTTGGTGCCGATGAAATGCTCACTACCCGTGAAGTGGTAAGAGATTTTATGGATGTGCTGCACACATTGCACCAGAATCCTGAAGTGACATATACACAATTGCTTGGAGAGCGAGCTGCTAAACCCGACGGATCGGGCAAAACAAGCGGTTCATCATCATCTGCAGATGAGCTGGATGATTTTCTCGCGGAATTTGAGTTATGA
- a CDS encoding DMT family transporter — MRGIIFAILGGACITLQGVANTRISTDIGTWQAATITQLTGFILAALILIVVRDANIQGLKQVKPLYLAGGAFGAVIIFSEVSAIQQMGVTFTISALLIAQLTLTFLVDSNGWFGVVKQKMKLPQFLGIALMITGVIIMKL, encoded by the coding sequence ATGAGAGGAATTATTTTTGCAATATTAGGCGGTGCATGTATTACGCTACAAGGGGTAGCGAATACACGCATTAGTACAGACATTGGCACATGGCAAGCCGCTACAATTACCCAGCTCACCGGATTCATTCTGGCTGCGCTTATCTTGATCGTTGTACGTGATGCCAACATACAGGGACTCAAGCAAGTGAAGCCGTTATATCTCGCAGGCGGAGCATTCGGTGCTGTCATTATATTCAGTGAAGTATCCGCAATTCAGCAAATGGGTGTAACATTCACCATCTCTGCCTTGTTGATTGCACAATTGACGTTAACGTTTCTAGTCGATAGTAATGGATGGTTTGGTGTGGTGAAGCAGAAGATGAAACTGCCACAATTTCTGGGCATCGCGCTTATGATCACAGGAGTCATTATTATGAAGCTATAG
- a CDS encoding Crp/Fnr family transcriptional regulator, with amino-acid sequence MEEIHNNEQLLHYLEQYELEKVFYEPLRAHMTLCRFEKCELICREGEPSEYLYVLVEGKIKIFTTSAQDKTLVLCFKTPLEVVGDIEYVRESNIVNTVQAVSPVVMLRIHYRYLAEYAGEYAPMLKFLLKIISHKFYIDSNFSNFNLMYPVEVRLASYLLSISTEEDGTVFHEELDAFNLTDIANLIGTSYRHLNRVIQKLCVDGLIERNQGFILVKDRAGLREVAGHNIYE; translated from the coding sequence ATGGAAGAAATCCATAATAACGAACAATTGCTTCATTATCTTGAACAGTATGAACTGGAAAAGGTATTTTATGAACCTCTGCGTGCACATATGACGTTATGCCGTTTTGAAAAATGTGAGCTGATCTGTCGTGAAGGAGAGCCATCCGAATATTTATATGTGCTGGTGGAAGGCAAGATCAAAATCTTCACTACATCAGCTCAAGATAAAACATTAGTGCTCTGCTTCAAAACACCGTTGGAAGTCGTCGGTGATATCGAATATGTTCGGGAGAGTAACATCGTTAACACGGTGCAAGCCGTCTCACCTGTAGTTATGCTACGCATTCATTATCGCTACCTGGCTGAGTATGCTGGCGAATACGCGCCCATGTTGAAATTTCTACTGAAGATTATCTCGCACAAGTTTTATATTGACTCCAACTTCTCCAACTTTAATCTGATGTATCCAGTCGAAGTTCGGTTAGCTAGTTACCTACTCTCCATCTCCACCGAGGAGGATGGTACCGTATTTCATGAAGAATTGGATGCTTTCAATTTGACGGATATTGCGAATCTGATCGGCACAAGTTATCGGCATTTGAATCGTGTCATTCAAAAGCTGTGTGTGGATGGTCTCATTGAGCGAAACCAAGGCTTTATCCTCGTCAAGGATCGGGCAGGTCTACGGGAAGTGGCGGGTCATAACATTTACGAATAA
- a CDS encoding biliverdin-producing heme oxygenase, giving the protein MTTSNLMERLKTETAHYHRQIELNDYAKAIMNQTISLGEYKQYLEKFYGFIKPIEEQAVNMPFWNNTGLDIEVRGKTVLLENDLRNLGSSDEEIRNLPLCEQLPDISSPAQLFGYFYVIEGSTNGGQIMTKRLSQFLPIEADRGLAYFNAYGDDTRTRWKEFMELLLQSVSKTEEHDEMVHTASETFRLLDQWINTAD; this is encoded by the coding sequence ATGACAACAAGCAATCTTATGGAACGTCTCAAAACAGAGACCGCTCATTATCATAGACAAATTGAACTTAACGATTATGCTAAAGCAATTATGAATCAAACGATAAGCTTGGGAGAATATAAGCAATATCTGGAGAAATTCTACGGATTTATCAAACCCATCGAAGAACAGGCAGTTAATATGCCTTTTTGGAATAACACGGGTCTTGATATCGAAGTCAGAGGTAAGACGGTGCTTCTGGAGAACGATTTGCGGAATTTAGGTTCGAGCGATGAGGAGATCCGCAATCTGCCCTTGTGTGAGCAATTGCCAGACATTTCTTCTCCGGCTCAATTATTCGGCTATTTCTATGTGATTGAAGGTTCTACGAATGGTGGTCAGATTATGACCAAGCGATTGTCGCAGTTTTTGCCGATTGAAGCGGATCGGGGTCTTGCATATTTTAACGCGTATGGTGATGATACCAGAACGAGATGGAAAGAGTTCATGGAGCTTCTGCTTCAATCTGTTTCCAAGACGGAAGAGCATGACGAGATGGTGCACACAGCTTCTGAGACATTCCGCTTGTTGGATCAATGGATTAATACAGCTGACTAA
- a CDS encoding tellurite resistance TerB C-terminal domain-containing protein, translating into MQLTKEKSIKRALFRKAVYDDTLYGKAIDLTFVPVGDSAPFCSMITRIFRCTENKLRELLGFRGRLRGKTLDTEFAQVIERYLDKVFAAEQEELKEKPMVRIDQEKLAVLQQESDYVREALMIDKHEYSEDKLVPDNQLLNQHEGMQVTEEHTLPKMDEVKMTLQLEDLNIQHTMETMESYDSSTDMKSKEEDFTLKWNDSSIAELDDEWILFADELAPRHVQAIYALLGDEPDRELVQVAERNGTMPTLLLDEINDAAMETIGDLLIDNDRIVPEYITVFEHVKR; encoded by the coding sequence TTGCAGTTGACGAAGGAGAAGAGCATCAAACGTGCGTTATTTCGCAAAGCTGTTTATGATGATACATTGTATGGAAAAGCGATTGATCTTACCTTTGTTCCCGTTGGTGACAGTGCTCCATTCTGTTCAATGATTACAAGGATTTTCCGCTGTACTGAAAATAAACTACGGGAATTACTTGGTTTCAGAGGCAGACTGCGTGGGAAGACCCTCGATACTGAATTTGCTCAAGTCATAGAGCGATATCTAGATAAGGTATTTGCTGCTGAGCAGGAAGAACTCAAAGAAAAGCCGATGGTAAGGATTGATCAGGAGAAGCTTGCCGTCTTGCAACAGGAGAGTGACTACGTTCGAGAAGCACTTATGATAGACAAACATGAATATTCGGAAGACAAGCTTGTACCAGACAATCAACTTCTGAACCAACACGAAGGGATGCAAGTGACAGAAGAACATACCTTACCGAAGATGGACGAAGTCAAGATGACTCTTCAGTTAGAGGATCTCAATATACAGCACACAATGGAAACCATGGAATCCTACGATAGTAGTACCGATATGAAGTCAAAAGAAGAAGACTTCACCTTAAAATGGAATGATTCCTCCATAGCAGAATTGGATGATGAATGGATTCTTTTTGCAGATGAGTTGGCTCCGCGACATGTGCAGGCGATATATGCATTATTAGGTGATGAACCTGATCGAGAGCTGGTGCAGGTGGCTGAGCGGAATGGTACAATGCCCACCCTTTTGCTCGATGAGATCAACGATGCAGCTATGGAAACGATCGGTGATCTACTCATTGATAACGACCGGATTGTTCCGGAGTATATAACTGTGTTTGAACATGTGAAGAGGTGA